In Deltaproteobacteria bacterium, the DNA window AAGTCAACCTCAATCCACGTGTTGGTCGGCGGCACGCCGGGAAGAAACCAGTCCATCTGCTTCGTATGATGTAACCGAACCTTTGCCTCTTCAACGATGGTATCATCCGTCACCACCCGATTTATCACCGTATGTTGCCATTCCGACGGAATCGAGGGGATGAACATATCGCGGTAATAGGGTCGCAAGACCGCTTTCCCTTTCCCTCCTGACCGTGTCGGCATGTGCATGACTGAAGCATCCTCAACCATTGTCGACAGCGCCAGTTCGACATCTTTGGTACCAAATTCGCCAACGATATGATCAGCCCACAGTTGGACATTGGTTTGAGCGGACATGATTCCCTCTCCTAGCCGTCGCCACGTGGCTACGTGTTTAGTTCGCAGTGGTAGGGCGCGGTCGTTTCCGAATCGTCACGGCA includes these proteins:
- a CDS encoding ester cyclase; this translates as MSAQTNVQLWADHIVGEFGTKDVELALSTMVEDASVMHMPTRSGGKGKAVLRPYYRDMFIPSIPSEWQHTVINRVVTDDTIVEEAKVRLHHTKQMDWFLPGVPPTNTWIEVDLVIVIEFRDGQMATERIYWDQAAVLRQVGKL